The following coding sequences are from one Kosakonia sp. H02 window:
- the nikB gene encoding nickel ABC transporter permease subunit NikB: protein MSRYVVKRLLLLIPMIFAASVVIFLLLRLGAGDPAMDYLRLSNLPPTPEMIAATRVQLGLEQPLANQYAHWLWRALHLDFGISYATQRPVLDDVLHFLPATLQLAGAALVLILLTSVPLGIWAARHRDGLPDFLVRAVAFLGVSMPNFWLAFLLVMFFSVHLKWLPALGYGGWQHLILPAISIAFMSLAINARLLRASMLEAAGQRHVTWARLRGLSERQTERRHILRNASLPVITALGMHIGELIGGTMIIESIFAWPGIGRYAVSAIFNRDYPVIQCFTLVMVMVFVLCNLVVDLLSAALDPRIRHHEGAR, encoded by the coding sequence ATGAGCCGCTATGTCGTGAAACGGCTGCTGTTGCTGATCCCGATGATCTTTGCCGCCTCGGTGGTGATTTTCCTGCTGCTGCGCCTCGGCGCGGGGGATCCGGCGATGGATTATTTGCGCCTTTCCAACCTGCCGCCAACGCCAGAAATGATTGCCGCCACGCGCGTGCAGCTTGGTCTGGAGCAGCCGCTCGCTAACCAATACGCCCACTGGCTGTGGCGCGCGCTGCACCTGGATTTCGGCATCTCGTACGCCACCCAGCGCCCGGTACTCGACGATGTATTGCACTTTTTGCCCGCCACCTTGCAACTGGCCGGTGCGGCGTTAGTGCTGATTTTGCTCACCTCGGTGCCGCTCGGCATCTGGGCGGCGCGTCACCGCGATGGGCTACCGGATTTTCTGGTGCGCGCGGTGGCGTTTCTTGGTGTGTCGATGCCCAACTTCTGGCTGGCTTTCCTGCTGGTGATGTTCTTTTCTGTGCACCTGAAATGGCTGCCCGCGCTGGGTTACGGCGGCTGGCAGCATCTGATTTTACCCGCCATCTCCATTGCGTTTATGTCGCTTGCGATCAACGCCCGTCTGCTGCGCGCCAGCATGCTGGAAGCCGCCGGACAGCGCCATGTCACCTGGGCGCGGCTGCGGGGGTTAAGCGAACGACAAACCGAGCGGCGACATATTTTGCGTAACGCGTCTTTGCCGGTGATCACCGCACTCGGGATGCACATCGGCGAGTTGATTGGCGGCACGATGATTATCGAAAGCATCTTCGCCTGGCCCGGCATTGGCCGCTACGCCGTGTCGGCTATCTTTAACCGCGACTACCCGGTTATCCAGTGCTTCACGCTGGTGATGGTGATGGTTTTTGTGCTCTGCAATCTGGTTGTCGATCTGCTGAGCGCCGCGCTCGATCCGCGTATTCGCCACCACGAAGGAGCGCGCTGA
- the nikC gene encoding nickel ABC transporter permease subunit NikC — MHFLKTARWPVRFALLMLLLLLMIALTCQWWTPYDPQAIDLPARLLPPGSQHWLGTDHLGRDIFSRLLAATRVSLGSVMICLLLVLALGLSAGGCAGLLGGRVDQMIMRVADVFMTFPTSILSFFMVGVLGTGLTNVIIAIALSHWAWYARMVRSLVISLRSREYVLAARLSGASYVQVFRDHLAGAVVPSLLVLATLDIGHMMLHVAGMSFLGLGVSAPTPEWGVMINDARQYIWTQPLQMLWPGLALFISVMAFNLVGDALRDHLDPHLVTEHAH; from the coding sequence ATGCACTTTTTAAAAACCGCGCGCTGGCCGGTGCGTTTCGCGCTGCTGATGTTGCTTTTGCTGCTGATGATTGCCCTGACCTGCCAGTGGTGGACGCCTTACGATCCACAAGCCATTGATCTACCGGCTCGCCTGTTGCCGCCGGGCAGCCAGCACTGGCTCGGCACCGATCACCTCGGGCGCGATATTTTTTCACGCCTGCTGGCGGCAACGCGCGTGTCCCTCGGTTCGGTCATGATTTGCCTGCTGCTGGTGCTGGCGCTGGGGTTAAGTGCCGGCGGCTGCGCCGGGCTGCTCGGCGGGCGAGTCGACCAAATGATCATGCGCGTGGCGGATGTGTTTATGACCTTTCCCACCTCGATCCTGTCGTTTTTTATGGTGGGCGTGCTCGGCACCGGGCTGACCAATGTGATTATCGCCATCGCCCTTTCTCACTGGGCCTGGTATGCGCGCATGGTGAGAAGCCTCGTGATTTCCCTGCGTAGCCGCGAATATGTGCTGGCAGCACGCTTAAGCGGCGCGAGCTATGTGCAGGTGTTTCGCGACCATCTGGCGGGCGCGGTAGTGCCCTCGCTGCTGGTGCTGGCAACCCTCGATATCGGCCATATGATGCTGCACGTCGCGGGCATGTCGTTTCTCGGCCTCGGCGTGAGCGCACCGACGCCGGAGTGGGGCGTGATGATCAACGATGCGCGGCAATATATCTGGACGCAGCCGCTGCAAATGCTGTGGCCGGGGCTGGCGCTGTTTATCAGCGTGATGGCGTTTAATCTGGTGGGCGACGCCCTGCGCGACCATCTCGACCCGCATCTGGTAACGGAGCACGCGCACTGA
- the nikD gene encoding nickel import ATP-binding protein NikD: MTIQLSLENIALSAQAPLVQDVSLTLQRGRVLALVGGSGSGKSLTCAAALGVLPAGVRQTAGQIFADGLPISPPALRGVTVATVMQNPRSAFNPLRTMAAHARESCQALGKPADDATLIAALHSVGLEDAKRVLALYPFEMSGGMLQRMMIALALLSDAPFIVADEPTTDLDAVAQAKILDLLETIMQKRQPGMLLVTHDMGVVARLADEVAVMDNGRIIERGAVETLFRAPQHPLTRQLVAAHLALYGMELAQ, encoded by the coding sequence ATGACCATTCAATTGAGCCTTGAGAATATCGCCCTGTCTGCGCAGGCTCCGCTGGTGCAGGATGTTTCGCTCACCCTGCAACGCGGGCGCGTACTGGCGCTGGTCGGCGGCAGCGGCAGCGGCAAATCCCTGACCTGCGCGGCGGCGCTCGGCGTGTTACCTGCGGGCGTACGGCAAACGGCGGGGCAGATTTTTGCCGACGGCCTGCCCATTTCCCCACCGGCATTGCGTGGCGTGACGGTGGCAACGGTCATGCAAAACCCGCGCAGCGCCTTTAACCCGCTGCGTACCATGGCGGCACACGCGCGGGAAAGCTGCCAGGCGCTGGGCAAACCGGCCGATGACGCCACGCTTATCGCTGCGCTACACAGCGTCGGGCTGGAGGATGCAAAACGGGTACTCGCGCTCTATCCGTTTGAGATGAGCGGCGGCATGCTGCAACGCATGATGATCGCGCTGGCGCTGCTCAGCGATGCGCCGTTTATCGTCGCCGATGAACCCACCACCGATCTGGACGCCGTCGCGCAGGCGAAAATCCTCGATTTGCTGGAGACCATTATGCAAAAACGCCAGCCCGGCATGCTGCTGGTGACCCACGATATGGGCGTGGTGGCGCGGCTGGCGGATGAAGTGGCGGTGATGGACAACGGGCGCATTATCGAGCGCGGCGCGGTCGAAACCCTGTTTCGCGCACCGCAACACCCGCTGACCCGCCAGCTCGTGGCGGCGCACCTGGCGCTGTACGGCATGGAGCTGGCGCAATGA
- the nikE gene encoding nickel import ATP-binding protein NikE: protein MNILSVEGVSHAYHQQPVLENISLSLQSGETVALLGRSGCGKSTLARLLVGLETPHAGDILWQGTPLSRLTSRTRKDFRRDIQMVFQDPISAVNPRMTVREILREPLRHLLGLSKAEQAQRIAQLLTDVELESALLDKRPPQLSGGQLQRVCLARALAVEPTLLILDEAVSSLDLLLQAGVISLLKRLQQRSGVACLFITHDLRLVERFCQRVMVMDTGKIVETLEVTSPLRFCSPAGQALQQAVLPAFPSQRKRMPLCNV, encoded by the coding sequence ATGAACATTCTGTCCGTTGAGGGCGTTTCTCACGCTTACCACCAGCAACCGGTGCTGGAGAACATTTCACTGTCACTGCAAAGCGGTGAAACCGTCGCCCTGCTCGGGCGCAGCGGCTGCGGTAAAAGCACGCTGGCGCGGCTGCTGGTCGGGCTGGAAACACCCCACGCAGGCGACATTTTGTGGCAGGGCACACCGCTTTCCCGCCTCACCTCCCGTACCCGCAAAGATTTTCGCCGCGATATTCAGATGGTGTTTCAGGACCCGATTAGCGCAGTAAACCCGCGCATGACGGTGCGCGAGATCCTGCGCGAACCGCTGCGCCACTTGCTCGGGCTGTCGAAAGCGGAGCAGGCGCAGCGCATTGCGCAGTTGCTTACCGATGTGGAACTGGAGAGCGCCTTGCTCGATAAACGCCCGCCACAGCTTAGCGGCGGCCAGTTGCAGCGCGTTTGCCTGGCGCGGGCACTGGCGGTAGAGCCGACGCTGCTGATTCTCGACGAAGCGGTCTCCAGCCTCGATCTGCTGTTACAGGCTGGGGTGATTAGCCTGCTCAAACGCCTGCAACAGCGCTCTGGCGTCGCCTGTCTGTTTATCACCCATGATTTGCGGCTGGTGGAGCGCTTTTGCCAGCGGGTGATGGTGATGGACACGGGCAAAATCGTGGAAACGCTGGAGGTCACTTCGCCCCTGCGTTTTTGCTCCCCGGCCGGGCAGGCACTGCAACAGGCGGTTTTGCCCGCCTTCCCTTCACAACGCAAAAGGATGCCGCTATGCAACGTGTGA
- the nikR gene encoding nickel-responsive transcriptional regulator NikR produces MQRVTITLDDELLDTLDALSQRRGYHNRSEALRDILRSVLAQESTQDHEKQGFAVLSYVYEHEKRDLASRIVATQHHHHDLSVATLHVHISHDDCLEIAVLKGKMGEVQHFADDVIAQRGVRHGHLQCLAADE; encoded by the coding sequence ATGCAACGTGTGACCATTACGCTCGACGATGAGCTGCTTGATACGCTGGATGCGCTAAGCCAGCGGCGCGGTTATCACAACCGCTCGGAAGCGCTGCGGGATATTTTACGCAGCGTCCTGGCGCAGGAATCGACCCAGGACCACGAAAAACAGGGGTTCGCCGTGCTCTCTTACGTGTATGAACATGAGAAACGCGACCTGGCGAGCCGCATTGTCGCGACGCAACATCATCACCACGATTTGTCCGTTGCCACGCTGCATGTGCATATCAGCCACGACGACTGCCTGGAGATCGCCGTGCTGAAAGGCAAGATGGGCGAAGTGCAGCATTTCGCTGATGACGTTATCGCCCAGCGCGGCGTGCGCCACGGTCATTTGCAGTGTCTGGCGGCCGACGAATAA
- a CDS encoding iron-containing alcohol dehydrogenase family protein — MLAIKTPQTWFHHAGLRHDAGKYISPLSQSILIITSAQAWARVNPALETSLRASGVKWQTEMMTGYCTDERVAHYAKRARKLGVTTVVGVGGGRVLDTAKAVADVLEGGESITIPTVASTCAAWSPLAVFYTEEGGQIRSQPLKTLPKLVLVDSEIIAQSDVRYLKAGIVDALAKWYEFRPYLQHTPDNLALQLKVHTARLAVDIYQKHGAQALRDNQAQTVTDALVNVIDANIAIAGMANSIRGDIPTPGVAHAIHNRLTYEPALNHWLHGERVGYSLLVQSFLENDSDTPDETLLALLRQYDAPLTLAPLKEIRLGVIQAVAHSITFPRAAADHLPFPLEPARIERALRQTEQFFTTRSAV, encoded by the coding sequence ATGCTCGCAATAAAAACCCCGCAGACCTGGTTTCATCACGCTGGTCTTCGTCATGACGCAGGGAAATATATTTCGCCGCTCAGTCAATCTATTTTAATTATTACCAGCGCACAGGCCTGGGCGCGGGTGAACCCGGCGCTGGAGACGAGTTTGCGCGCCAGCGGCGTGAAATGGCAGACAGAAATGATGACCGGCTACTGTACCGACGAGCGGGTGGCGCATTATGCGAAACGCGCGCGCAAACTGGGGGTGACAACCGTTGTCGGGGTGGGTGGCGGACGCGTGCTGGATACCGCCAAAGCAGTGGCCGATGTGCTGGAAGGCGGCGAGTCGATAACCATTCCGACGGTGGCGTCCACCTGCGCGGCCTGGTCGCCGCTGGCGGTGTTTTACACCGAAGAGGGCGGGCAAATACGCAGCCAGCCGTTAAAAACCCTGCCAAAACTGGTGCTGGTGGACAGCGAAATTATCGCCCAAAGCGATGTGCGTTATTTAAAAGCGGGCATCGTCGATGCGCTGGCGAAATGGTATGAGTTTCGCCCCTATTTGCAGCACACGCCCGATAACCTGGCGCTGCAATTAAAAGTGCATACCGCCCGGCTGGCGGTAGATATTTACCAGAAGCACGGCGCGCAGGCGCTGCGGGATAATCAGGCGCAAACCGTGACCGATGCGCTGGTGAATGTGATTGATGCCAATATTGCCATTGCGGGCATGGCGAACAGTATTCGCGGGGATATCCCGACCCCTGGCGTTGCCCATGCCATTCACAACCGCCTGACATATGAACCCGCCCTGAACCACTGGCTGCACGGGGAGCGGGTCGGCTACAGCCTGCTGGTGCAGTCGTTTCTGGAAAACGACAGCGACACGCCTGATGAAACCCTGCTGGCGTTGCTGCGCCAGTACGATGCGCCGCTGACGCTGGCTCCGCTAAAAGAGATCCGCCTCGGCGTTATCCAGGCCGTGGCGCACAGCATCACCTTCCCCCGCGCGGCGGCGGATCATTTGCCCTTCCCGTTGGAGCCCGCGCGCATTGAGCGGGCATTGCGCCAGACTGAGCAGTTCTTCACCACTCGCTCGGCGGTGTAG
- a CDS encoding SDR family oxidoreductase, producing the protein MKIDLSGKVALVTASTGGIGFAIAKGLAESGAEVVLNGRSDASVNKAKAALTQQVSGAKIRTAIADLGSAQGVEALVKAAAEVDILVNNAGIYGPQDFYATDDETWENYWQTNVMSGVRLARALLPGMVKKGWGRVVFISSESALNIPADMIHYGVTKTAQLSLSRGLAKFVAGSGVTVNSVLPGPTMSDGFAAMMKDEMEKTGKSLETLAKEFVMANRPSSVIQRAATVEEVANMVVYVCSKQASATSGAALRVDGGVVDDIV; encoded by the coding sequence ATGAAGATTGATCTGAGCGGAAAAGTGGCACTGGTGACCGCCTCCACCGGCGGGATTGGTTTTGCGATTGCCAAAGGCCTGGCGGAAAGCGGCGCGGAAGTTGTGCTTAACGGGCGCAGCGATGCGTCAGTCAATAAGGCGAAAGCAGCGCTGACACAGCAGGTCTCCGGGGCAAAAATTCGCACCGCGATTGCCGATCTTGGTTCGGCGCAGGGCGTGGAGGCGCTGGTGAAAGCCGCAGCGGAAGTGGACATTCTGGTGAACAACGCCGGGATTTATGGCCCGCAGGATTTTTACGCCACCGATGATGAGACCTGGGAAAACTACTGGCAGACCAATGTGATGTCCGGCGTGCGTCTGGCGCGTGCGCTACTGCCCGGCATGGTGAAAAAGGGCTGGGGGCGCGTGGTGTTTATCTCCTCGGAATCGGCGCTTAATATTCCGGCGGATATGATCCATTACGGCGTGACCAAAACCGCGCAACTTTCGCTATCGCGCGGGCTGGCGAAGTTTGTTGCTGGTAGCGGCGTGACGGTAAACAGCGTGCTGCCGGGGCCGACGATGTCGGACGGGTTTGCCGCAATGATGAAAGATGAGATGGAAAAAACCGGCAAGTCGCTGGAAACGCTGGCGAAAGAGTTTGTGATGGCTAATCGACCCAGCTCCGTTATCCAGCGCGCCGCCACCGTGGAAGAAGTGGCGAATATGGTGGTTTACGTCTGCTCGAAACAGGCGTCGGCGACCTCCGGTGCGGCGCTGCGCGTGGATGGCGGCGTGGTGGACGATATCGTATAA
- a CDS encoding alpha/beta hydrolase, giving the protein MRRFTARTLLLSLVFTGAAQAADYGEQLEGFAYPWPVQRFEFQSQQQPLSMGYMDIRADKPNGETVVLLHGKNFCGATWESTITTLHNAGYRVIAPDQIGFCTSTKPAHYQYSFQQLAQNTHQLLAKLGVKKAVIMGHSTGGMLATRYALMYPQETQKLVMVNPIGLEDWKAKGVPYRNVDEWYQRELKTSAQSIKAYEQKTYYMGQWKPEYDKWVDMLAGLNNGPGKQRVAWNSALIYEMIYTQPVVYEFKDLRVPTTLFIGTGDTTAPGSDSAPPEVKKAVGNYQVLGKEAAKLIPHARLVEFQGLGHAPQMQDPAKFHQALLNDLAK; this is encoded by the coding sequence ATGCGTCGTTTTACCGCCCGCACGCTGCTTCTCTCGCTGGTATTTACCGGTGCGGCACAGGCCGCCGACTATGGCGAACAACTGGAAGGTTTTGCCTATCCGTGGCCTGTTCAGCGCTTTGAATTTCAGTCCCAACAACAGCCCCTGAGTATGGGGTATATGGATATCCGCGCCGATAAGCCCAATGGCGAGACCGTGGTTTTACTGCATGGTAAAAACTTTTGCGGCGCAACCTGGGAGAGCACTATCACCACATTGCATAATGCTGGTTACCGGGTGATCGCCCCCGATCAAATTGGCTTTTGTACCTCCACCAAACCCGCGCATTATCAGTACAGCTTCCAGCAACTGGCGCAGAACACCCATCAGTTGCTGGCAAAACTGGGTGTCAAAAAAGCGGTGATTATGGGCCACTCCACCGGCGGCATGCTGGCAACGCGTTATGCGCTGATGTACCCGCAGGAGACGCAGAAGCTGGTGATGGTCAACCCGATTGGGCTGGAAGACTGGAAAGCGAAAGGCGTGCCATACCGCAATGTTGATGAGTGGTATCAACGCGAGCTGAAAACCTCGGCGCAGAGCATTAAAGCCTATGAGCAGAAGACCTATTACATGGGGCAATGGAAGCCGGAATATGATAAATGGGTCGATATGCTGGCGGGGTTAAATAACGGGCCGGGCAAGCAACGCGTGGCGTGGAACTCGGCGCTGATCTACGAAATGATCTACACCCAGCCGGTGGTGTATGAGTTTAAGGATTTACGCGTGCCAACCACGCTGTTTATCGGCACCGGCGATACCACCGCGCCGGGTAGCGACAGCGCGCCGCCAGAGGTGAAAAAAGCGGTCGGCAACTACCAGGTGCTGGGTAAAGAGGCGGCGAAACTTATTCCCCATGCCCGGCTGGTTGAGTTCCAGGGATTGGGCCATGCACCGCAGATGCAGGACCCGGCGAAGTTCCACCAGGCTTTGCTGAACGATCTGGCGAAGTAA
- a CDS encoding bifunctional helix-turn-helix transcriptional regulator/GNAT family N-acetyltransferase gives MDILSDMPYAFLGSRLKRLAEQLQAEASVLVQNTGIHVPAGLYPVLLVLDRQPGLTIGELARCSRVSQPAMTSSINRLIRAGLVTRQSEGEDRRKSFIRLTAAGKTAIEQGEEVAWPLLGNVVQELTAGLSGNFIEQITQIEKRLAERSLPARGARYTRLDLCPMEENERADVVNLLNRAYRSGGEDAGWTTEAGLLDGDRISEETLRQELADKPNATMLVWKTAAGIDGCVWVEPTGDGVWYLGSLAVSPSLQNAQYGRRLLDAAEQWCRARGGKSVLMTVLQVRDTLIAWYLRRGYHRTGETEPFPLDDTRFGIPTRPGLLFEVLTKSLV, from the coding sequence ATGGATATTCTCTCTGATATGCCCTACGCCTTTCTTGGCAGCCGGTTAAAACGGCTCGCCGAGCAGTTGCAGGCGGAAGCCAGCGTGCTGGTGCAAAACACTGGCATCCATGTTCCTGCGGGGCTTTATCCTGTGCTGCTGGTGCTGGATCGCCAACCCGGCCTGACCATTGGCGAGCTGGCACGTTGCTCACGGGTGAGCCAGCCCGCAATGACCAGCAGCATCAACCGCTTGATCCGCGCCGGGTTAGTCACCCGCCAGAGTGAAGGCGAAGATCGGCGTAAATCGTTTATTCGCTTAACCGCAGCGGGCAAAACCGCCATTGAACAAGGCGAAGAAGTGGCATGGCCGCTGCTGGGCAATGTGGTTCAGGAATTAACGGCTGGTCTTTCCGGCAATTTTATTGAGCAGATAACACAGATTGAAAAGCGGCTTGCTGAGCGTTCGCTGCCCGCCCGCGGTGCGCGTTACACCCGGCTTGATTTATGCCCGATGGAAGAAAATGAACGAGCCGATGTCGTCAACTTATTAAACCGGGCTTACCGCAGCGGTGGGGAAGACGCGGGCTGGACAACCGAGGCCGGTCTGCTTGATGGCGATCGTATCAGCGAAGAAACGCTGCGTCAGGAACTGGCGGATAAACCGAACGCGACGATGCTGGTGTGGAAAACCGCCGCTGGCATTGACGGTTGTGTCTGGGTCGAGCCGACGGGCGATGGCGTGTGGTATCTCGGGTCGCTGGCGGTGTCGCCGTCGCTGCAAAACGCGCAGTATGGCCGACGCTTGCTGGATGCGGCGGAACAGTGGTGCCGGGCGCGCGGCGGGAAAAGCGTACTGATGACCGTGCTGCAAGTGCGCGACACGTTGATTGCCTGGTATCTGCGCCGTGGCTATCACCGCACCGGCGAAACTGAGCCGTTTCCGCTGGATGATACGCGCTTCGGCATCCCGACCCGGCCAGGTTTGCTCTTCGAGGTACTGACAAAATCCCTCGTGTAG
- a CDS encoding AEC family transporter, which yields MDTAEFFAQLAQQLLLSAPLFLLIALGYCLGRFAGWPESVNEGLNRFCFNVAIPCMLFKVMSKFYESPPVDIRLLIAYFGSCFVIYVIGRIVAKGLFRLDSVSASVFGLAGIFSNNVMLGIPVAIILLGPSSLASVALVLVFNSLILWTLVTVSVEWAQNGSFSLRGIGKTLVSVLRNPIIIGIFTGFIWSFALHRPLPQFLDSPVSMVAQVAAPLTLITLGMSLSRYQIRKGLRESSAIGLLKLIFMPGLIWLLAYLLHLPREESQVVVLLGSMAVGVNVYLMAQKFQVLQGATATSMLLSTIISTVTTPLFMILMGHFYPDWP from the coding sequence ATGGATACCGCTGAATTTTTCGCGCAACTCGCGCAGCAACTTTTGCTCTCTGCGCCGCTCTTTTTACTGATTGCGCTGGGTTACTGCCTGGGGCGCTTCGCAGGCTGGCCGGAGTCGGTGAACGAAGGGCTGAACCGCTTCTGTTTTAACGTCGCGATCCCCTGCATGTTGTTCAAAGTCATGAGCAAGTTCTATGAAAGCCCGCCGGTGGACATCCGCCTGCTGATCGCCTATTTCGGCAGTTGCTTTGTTATCTATGTCATCGGGCGCATCGTGGCGAAAGGCCTGTTTCGACTCGATTCTGTCTCTGCTTCGGTGTTTGGCCTCGCGGGCATCTTCTCCAACAATGTCATGCTCGGCATTCCGGTCGCCATTATCCTGCTTGGCCCATCAAGCCTCGCTTCGGTTGCGTTGGTTCTGGTTTTCAACAGCCTGATTTTATGGACGTTGGTGACCGTGTCGGTGGAATGGGCGCAAAACGGCAGTTTCTCCCTGCGCGGTATCGGCAAAACGCTGGTCAGCGTGCTGCGCAACCCAATTATCATCGGCATCTTTACCGGTTTTATCTGGAGCTTCGCGCTTCATCGTCCGTTGCCACAATTTCTCGACAGCCCGGTCAGCATGGTCGCGCAGGTTGCGGCGCCCTTAACCTTAATCACCCTGGGCATGAGCCTGTCGCGCTATCAAATCCGCAAAGGGCTGCGTGAAAGCAGCGCCATCGGTCTGCTGAAACTCATCTTCATGCCGGGGCTAATCTGGCTGCTGGCGTATCTGCTGCATCTGCCGCGTGAAGAGAGCCAGGTGGTCGTGCTACTGGGGTCGATGGCGGTTGGCGTTAACGTCTATCTGATGGCGCAAAAATTCCAGGTTTTACAGGGCGCGACCGCCACCAGCATGCTGCTTTCCACCATTATCTCCACGGTCACGACGCCGCTATTTATGATTTTAATGGGCCATTTTTACCCCGACTGGCCCTGA
- a CDS encoding GNAT family protein, whose product MEFFNQYGQRIGQECPEWTKRPLPEKISLKGRYCDVVPLTVDHAEDLFPEWQSIDDERDWTYLGDARPANMTACYAYLRNLASHPDRIYFAIQDKADNIIKGIFYAGKFDPENGSFDIGDVNWTPLMKRTRMSTEALYIVLAYFFDQLKYRRCEWRTSSYNTEAIQSAERIGFVKEGVLRDKKIQKGHFSDITVFSITLREWAGLSSMMKGWLHEENFDHRGRQVQKLASFRRY is encoded by the coding sequence ATGGAGTTTTTTAATCAATACGGTCAACGTATAGGCCAGGAGTGTCCCGAGTGGACAAAAAGGCCGCTGCCGGAAAAAATTTCACTTAAAGGGCGTTATTGCGACGTCGTGCCATTAACGGTGGATCATGCTGAAGACCTCTTCCCGGAGTGGCAAAGTATTGATGATGAGCGGGACTGGACGTACCTTGGCGATGCCCGTCCGGCAAATATGACGGCCTGCTATGCTTATTTAAGGAATCTGGCATCTCATCCTGACCGGATATACTTTGCGATACAGGATAAAGCGGACAATATAATAAAAGGCATTTTTTACGCCGGTAAATTCGATCCCGAGAATGGCTCTTTTGATATTGGTGACGTGAACTGGACACCATTAATGAAAAGAACGCGCATGAGCACCGAGGCGCTTTATATCGTACTGGCGTATTTCTTCGATCAACTGAAATATAGAAGATGTGAATGGAGAACAAGCAGTTATAACACAGAAGCTATTCAATCGGCTGAACGAATCGGTTTTGTTAAAGAAGGTGTGCTGCGCGATAAAAAGATCCAAAAAGGACATTTTAGCGATATTACCGTGTTCTCAATCACCCTGCGGGAATGGGCTGGGCTCTCGTCGATGATGAAAGGCTGGCTGCATGAAGAGAACTTCGATCACCGGGGCCGCCAGGTGCAAAAACTGGCTTCATTTCGTCGCTATTAA
- a CDS encoding NAD(P)/FAD-dependent oxidoreductase → MERFDAIVVGAGAAGMFCAAMAGQAGCRVLLLDNGKKPGRKILMSGGGRCNFTNLYVEPAAYLSQNPHFCKSALARYTQWDFIDLVGKYGIAWHEKTLGQLFCDDSAQQIVDLLVAEGEKGNVTQRLRTEILSVERNEDGYTLQLNGESVQAAKLVIASGGLSMPGLGASPFGYKVAEQFGLNVLPTRAGLVPFTLHKPLLEQVQTLSGVSVPSVITAENGTVFRENLLFTHRGLSGPAVLQISSYWQPGEFVSINLLPECDLAAFLNQQREAHPNQSLKNTLGVQLPKRLVECLQQLGQIPDVTLKQLNTREQEKLVDTLTCWRVQPNGTEGYRTAEVTLGGVDTNALSSRTMEARNVPGLYFIGEVMDVTGWLGGYNFQWAWSSAWACAQALVENV, encoded by the coding sequence GTGGAAAGGTTTGATGCCATCGTAGTCGGTGCGGGTGCAGCGGGAATGTTCTGTGCAGCAATGGCGGGGCAGGCGGGATGCCGCGTGCTGTTACTGGATAACGGTAAAAAGCCAGGCCGCAAGATCCTGATGTCCGGCGGCGGCCGTTGCAACTTCACCAATCTTTATGTCGAGCCAGCGGCCTATCTGAGCCAGAACCCGCATTTTTGCAAATCTGCGCTGGCCCGTTACACACAGTGGGATTTTATCGATCTGGTCGGCAAATACGGTATTGCCTGGCATGAAAAGACGCTGGGACAGCTCTTTTGCGATGACTCGGCGCAGCAGATTGTCGATCTGCTGGTGGCAGAGGGCGAAAAAGGCAACGTGACGCAGCGTCTGCGCACGGAAATCCTTTCTGTTGAGCGCAACGAAGATGGCTATACATTGCAGTTGAATGGCGAAAGCGTGCAGGCGGCAAAACTGGTCATTGCCTCTGGCGGTTTATCGATGCCGGGCCTCGGCGCGTCGCCTTTTGGCTACAAAGTTGCCGAACAGTTTGGCCTGAACGTGCTGCCTACACGCGCCGGGCTGGTGCCGTTTACGCTGCATAAGCCGCTGCTGGAGCAGGTGCAAACGCTCTCTGGCGTTTCTGTGCCGTCAGTTATCACCGCTGAGAACGGCACAGTTTTTCGCGAAAACCTGCTTTTTACTCACCGCGGCCTGTCAGGCCCGGCGGTGCTGCAAATTTCCAGTTACTGGCAACCTGGCGAATTCGTCAGCATTAATTTGCTGCCGGAGTGCGATCTGGCGGCCTTCCTGAATCAACAGCGCGAGGCTCATCCGAACCAAAGCCTGAAAAACACCCTGGGCGTGCAGTTGCCGAAAAGGCTGGTTGAATGCCTGCAACAGCTTGGGCAGATCCCTGATGTGACGCTCAAACAACTTAATACCCGCGAGCAGGAAAAACTGGTCGACACGCTTACCTGCTGGCGCGTCCAGCCGAATGGCACCGAAGGTTACCGCACGGCGGAAGTGACGCTTGGCGGTGTGGATACTAATGCGTTGTCATCACGCACCATGGAAGCTCGCAACGTGCCGGGGCTGTACTTTATTGGCGAAGTGATGGATGTCACCGGTTGGCTTGGGGGGTATAACTTCCAGTGGGCGTGGTCCAGCGCCTGGGCCTGTGCGCAGGCGCTGGTCGAAAACGTTTAG